The Desulfovibrio subterraneus genome has a segment encoding these proteins:
- a CDS encoding DVU_1555 family C-GCAxxG-C-C protein — MIDRTSLRMMQLAGQGYCCSQILILLALEGMGRENPDLVRAMAGLCHGMGDCDGPCGVLTGGVCLLGMYSGKGTDDDVADDRLPLMLESFRDWFAGAVAGYGGISCGSIAGGDCRTPDPSRCGTLLSGAYARIMEILVENGMDPMTGKGDHA, encoded by the coding sequence ATGATCGACCGGACTTCCCTGCGGATGATGCAGCTTGCCGGACAGGGCTACTGCTGCAGCCAGATACTGATTCTGCTTGCACTTGAAGGCATGGGACGTGAAAACCCCGACCTTGTGCGGGCCATGGCGGGCCTGTGCCACGGCATGGGCGACTGTGACGGCCCCTGCGGAGTGCTGACCGGAGGCGTATGCCTTCTCGGCATGTACTCCGGCAAGGGAACCGATGATGATGTAGCGGACGACAGGCTCCCGCTGATGCTGGAATCCTTCCGCGACTGGTTTGCCGGGGCCGTTGCCGGATATGGCGGCATATCCTGCGGCAGCATAGCGGGCGGCGACTGCCGCACTCCGGACCCTTCACGCTGCGGCACGCTGCTTTCCGGCGCATATGCCCGCATCATGGAGATTCTGGTGGAAAACGGCATGGACCCCATGACAGGCAAGGGCGATCATGCCTGA